One stretch of Pomacea canaliculata isolate SZHN2017 linkage group LG1, ASM307304v1, whole genome shotgun sequence DNA includes these proteins:
- the LOC112566603 gene encoding cyclic AMP-dependent transcription factor ATF-3-like yields MPVNYSVTDYHDQENISCDSNDKLQLAEQTGDSRMVLKEELRLKIQLKRLQQGKPEMEVTFDEPRQYELSEEEKAKQERRKERNRVAAKNSRNKRKKHQQQVEHKHKELNNENTSLRTDVEKLRKTLRSLQKAALATRRVCSMRLCHN; encoded by the exons ATGCCAGTGAATTATAGTGTGACTGACTATCACGACCAGGAGAACATCAGCTGCGACAGCAACGACAAGCTGCAG CTGGCGGAGCAGACAGGCGACAGCCGCATGGTCCTGAAGGAGGAGTTGCGCCTGAAGATTCAGCTGAAGCGCCTCCAGCAGGGCAAGCCGGAGATGGAGGTCACGTTTGATGAACCTAGACAGTACGAG CTGTCGGAAGAAGAGAAGGCGAAGCAGGAGAGacgaaaggaaagaaacaggGTAGCAGCCAAAAACAGTCGCAATAAGAGAAAGAAGCACCAGCAGCAAGTCGAACAC AAACACAAGGAGCTCAACAATGAGAACACGAGTCTCCGCACAGACGTGGAGAAACTTCGCAAGACGTTGAGGTCTCTGCAGAAAGCGGCCTTAGCCACCCGGCGGGTGTGCAGCATGCGCCTCTGTCACAACTAA